The Anaeromyxobacter diazotrophicus genome contains the following window.
GCCGGGCGCGCTCGCGGTCTACACCGACGCGCCGCGGCTCGCGCTGCGGGTCGACGCGGTGAACGGCATCATCGACCTCGGGCAGGCGGAGGTCTTCCAGCTCCCGGCCCGCACCGTGCTCCCGGCGCCGGCCCCGTTCTCCGGAGCGCTGGTGCACGCGGGCTCGGTCGCGCTGGAGCTCGCGCCCGCCGCGCTCGCCGGCCCCGCGCCGCGCCCCCTCGTCCCGCCGGCGATCCCGGCCCTCGAGGCCCCCTTCGCGCTCGGCGCCGAGCTGCTCTTCGTCCGCGGCGCGCGCACCTACGGGGTGCCGGTCCAGCTGCTGTCCCGGGTGCTCGAGGACCCGCTCGTCCAGCCGGTCCCGCTCACCGCCCCGGCGCACCGCGGGCTCCTGGTCCACGCCCGCGCGCTCCACCCGGTGTTCGACATCGGCGCGCTGCACGGCGACGAGCCTCGCAGCGGCGCGGCGAGCGCGCTCCTCGTCGACGCCGGCGGCGAGGTGGTGGCGGT
Protein-coding sequences here:
- a CDS encoding chemotaxis protein CheW codes for the protein MEALAAERKALLFTAGGVRLALRLSHVREVVAAPSDAPAESFGGAVAVEVASALGLRPGPGALAVYTDAPRLALRVDAVNGIIDLGQAEVFQLPARTVLPAPAPFSGALVHAGSVALELAPAALAGPAPRPLVPPAIPALEAPFALGAELLFVRGARTYGVPVQLLSRVLEDPLVQPVPLTAPAHRGLLVHARALHPVFDIGALHGDEPRSGAASALLVDAGGEVVAVLADGVLPPGGAPPAGVVRPSWDALFG